A segment of the Corvus hawaiiensis isolate bCorHaw1 chromosome 16, bCorHaw1.pri.cur, whole genome shotgun sequence genome:
CAGGGGATAAGCTCAGGTTGCAGGATTCATCAGAGAGGACTACATGTGGCAAACACCCATTTTGTTTCCTGGTCCTTCTCATCATCCCTCAATGTTCTGCCTTCCAGAGCAGGACTGCTCCATCTCTGGCAGCTAAGGGATGGGAAATATCATCTCCAGGGAATGCTTCCAGACTCAATCCCAAGTGAAATAATTCAAAATCCTGAAAGAAAGAGTCCCTCAGGAGCCAAGAGAGCAGAGTCCTGCCAAGGAGGTGGCATGGGTGTTTCTGAAGAATAAATCTTAGTGGTAGCACACTGGGTACCTTGTTACCAGGCAGAGTGATAAATTAGGCAGCTCACGGAAGAGCTACAGAAATTATGAGGTAGGTGGAGGATCTATCTAATAAGTAGGGATTACATTACTGAAATCGGCAGGGCTTGGCTgagtggcaggtgaggagggaggaggaaccATAGAGAGAAGGGGAGGGATGAGAGAGAATAGATGATTGACAGGGACTCACGCTGGGCGTTGCTGCTTCCAGCAAAGGGCAGCAGTGACTGTCTTGGCTCCATGGCCCAAGAAGGCCAtgtgagggagaaggaaagggagaagaaaatcaCCTTGGCTGGTGCTCAGGGGGAGCTGAATCCCCTTCAATACATGGCTGCAGAGAATGGACTGCCCATTCCCTCTCTGAAAGCTACGACAGTGCATGACGAGCACCTCAGAGCATGGTGTGAGCCAGCTGCCCGAGGTGGAGCTGGGAGGCTGCACGCCTGCAATGGCATCTGGCCATAGACAGTCATCGCTGGCCTGTGAGGAAGCACAGGGGGTGTCCTGCATCAGGGGATGGACTGTGCAGGGTTGCAGCATGTGCCCCAGCTCCTTAGGCAGCCACGCTGCCCAGCCGGGGAGCCCTCCTGGCGTGGCCCATGCAGATGGTGAAGGGCATTTTAGAAAGCACAGAATATGTTGGTGAAACATTTCTAATCCAGCCTCCTGATACAAATGTGGCAGCAGGCCATGCAGCAGATGAGCTGTGTCCAAggccctgggctctgcactgtTTGTTAAGTATGTCCCACTTCTTCCCATTTCAGGATttcccccagtgctgcagggaaTCTTCCAGCACAGAGTGAGCAGGGCACTAACAGTGGGAGTCACAGGGATCAGGTGGCACAGTAGGGAGGCCAGGTGGTCTCCTGGCTGTCCTGTTACACATTTGTCCTTGGCTGACTGGCTACATGGTGTCCTGATGTCTCTGCAGCCAGCATTGTGCAgtccatggcagcagcaggacatggcCCTGCTCAAGTTAGAGCTGCCCTGgaggcagccctggctgtgaaGCTGAAGCCACACAGTTGGGGCTGGTCTCTGCATGATGCAgcctctgcagcctctgccaccCTCTGCCAGCCTTTGTCAGCCTTTGCCAGCCTCTGCCAGTCTCTGCCAGCCTCTACTCCCATCAGTCAGTCTTTGTCAGCCTCTGCTACCTCTGCCAGCTTCCATCAGCCTCTGCAGCCTATGCCAGCCTCCAccagcctccagccctgggtgtCATGCCCTCATCAGGGCTGGGATCAGATAGTGTGACTTCTGAAACTGGGATCAAAGTAACTCCGTGACCATAGGTGACCTCTgcctccctctctgcctcagtttccctctctGCAGCCAAGTGATGATATAGTCCGATACTTGCAAATCTGAGGCAGCTTCTCTGTGGCTGCTGTCTTCCCCTTTCTGACCATCATCACTGCTTAGCCCAGGGTGGAGACAGCCAACTAACACTGTGTTCAGCACGGCTTTGTCATGTCATCCTGTTGTGCAATCAGTGAAGGGCTGCCTGTGCAAGCCCTGGTCCTCATTCTGTAAGAACCGAGATTAGAGTGGGAGATTAGCTCCTGATCCTGTGCAGATAGAGCCACTCACCCATTTACACCGATGAGTACATGACAGATGGGGCGGGCCCTGCAATGCCCTTCCTAAGGGGAGAGCAGCCAGTCCCATGCTTACTAAGATCGAGGGCATgtgggagggaactgggggcTTGGACCTGAGCTTGCAGAGAGGGAGGAGGCTGCTCGGGAGGTCTGACCTTGAGCTGCAGCCCCCCTGAGCAGGACACTGCTCGGGCTGAGCCCTGTGCAACCCTGCTGCCAGGGCCGAGTCCCTGGCGGTGCtggctgccccaggctgggctcaGTGTGAGCAGGGTGACACAGCCTGTGTTTTTCCATCTGCATCTCCCCAAGGAGAGACAAGGGAGGGATCTGGGCGGGCAGTGGGTTGATTGTAGGAAAAgtcagggggaggagggagagcccCAGAACTGCAAGGGGAGGTTTAGAGGGAACAGATCTGTAATTCAGGTGTTCAACAATGGAAGGAAAATTCCTGGTTTCAATCTTTTCTTGGCTTTCCTAAGGGCTTGTTTGTCCCAACAGTGACAGCAGAAACTAAAGATCCTGAAGCTCCTGCATCCCCCCTGTTTGCCATAGCTACTGTGATTGCTGGTAATGGGAGCCAGGGGCCTTTAGCACCTTTGAGTGTTCTAAGGCAGACTTCAGGAGCTGGTGGGACCTTGAGAGACCATCTGTGCCACCTGTGAGtgccccttttttcctctcttgcctCTGCTAGCACACACCTCTCAGGCTGACTGGCTTTCCCTCTGGCTCCACTTTCAGGACTCTACACTGCATAAATCATGTTCTACAGTGTATTTGTGGCACATGCATTTTTCTAAGTCCAAGagctgttcctttttttataGCAACTGTGAACAGCGTATCAGTGAAACAGTGGGTTTGGTGCCTGAGCAGCTTGCCCAGTGATGTCTTCTTCCACCGTTGGTAATTGTAGGTCAAGGAAATGAATGTAGGTTCCCAGACTGTGCAGTTTGGATCACAGGAGCTACTACTAACAACCATCAGAATTACCAATGATTCTAAACCTGAAGCTGCTTCCATGAATAGGAAAATGCTTTGACAGAGTGGAACGCCACTGCAAAACATCTTGAGTGTCTTCTTTGACTGGAGTTTAAATGTCATTGCAGTTTTACTGTCTTTTTGCTATTCAGTATATATTTACAAACTTTATTCATTCCCTGAAGGAAGTAGAGCACTGTGTGCATTAATCCACTTCTTTTCAAGGTGTTTCATTGCTTCTGTTGACAAGTAAATAATGAGGAGGAATTATGGGAGGTTAACCTCTGAAGTTTCCTGAAAAATATATTCCTAGTGTTTGTAAACGTCAGGAAACTGAGGTGATAATCTCTAAAAATTAGTTCTTAGCAGAAGCAATAATTGGGATATTGGCATGCAGAGATTCTCAGGCCAGAGACTCTCCTGTAGGGACCACATCCCGCCTCACAGCTGGGCCCAGCAGGACCAGTTCTTTACAAAGAATTCCAGTTGCAGTGTTTCCAAGAGAAGTGTCCTGCAATATTCCTTCACAAATTATTACAAAAGGAAATTACTGTCCTTGTTAAAATACACCCATTTCATTGCACTCAAATGAGTCTAATTCCAGCTTCTCTTCAACAGATCTTATTAAGCCTTTGATAGATTAGAGAGCCCTTTCCTGTTAGAGGGCTCCTGCTCTGTTCGGTGCTTGTGAATGACAACAGGAGCATGGAACTAGAAGGGACAGCTTGGGCCATCAAATCCCATTTCCCTGCAATTGCTGGCAACGATGTTATAAAGTCCATTTCAAACTCAATCTTAAAACTAATTGCATGCCTTGCCCCTACGCTCCTCTCAGGAATCTGTTCCAGAACAACATTTCTCCCACTGTTAGAAACCACCTGATTTCCAGCCAAAAGTTATTTGTGCCAACTCATACCTCTTTGTTTTTGTGCCAGCACAGACTATTATCTGAGgccattttcctcctttcttggTGCTCATCTGCTCATGTGTTTAGAGAGCAGAGACAtgctctccagctcccctcTCACTTGGCCAAATATGCCCAGGTCCCCTCAGATGGGCTCTGCAGTCTGAGGACTCCTCAGAGTCCTattctgtccctgctcctctctcagTTTCTGTTCCTGGAGCAAAGGtgtgtgttggggtccctcccccgccgtgtagccctgggagaggggccctgagggcacagacacggggtttcctgcccctgctcagcctcgttcccattggttggtttgtgttccctgcgcgggagaaggacccttggtcccgtgactggaacagttcctgggcagagctccagccatgcggctggagaaataaacatctctctgaaacagctagcaagaatctgtctgtccatatatatttcctttccacgggactcctggtttgatatatgcgtgttgcaggatccccactgcaacaggtgTGAGAATACTGGAGTAGATGACCCCATGTCTAAGCAGCGAATGCACTGGCACTCAGTCATCTCTGCCTTGGAGTGGAGTTCTGTTTCCCCTCATGAGCCAGGCCACCAGCCTTTGCACAGCACCAGCTGGGGCAGCAACACCTCTGAAGGGGCTTCCCAGTCTATTATGTGTGAAACATGGCTCTAACTGGAGCCTGGTCATTAGCATGTGCAGTCAGAccctggcagctggtgcagggaaGGGCTCTCAGCTGCCTACCATGACTTAATGTCACATGTCTCCATAACCAAGATTCTGGGACAAATCtcagcactgctctccctgTGGAGATGAGAGCATCACAGGCATATCACCcaggtggggcagccacaagtCACTCCAAGTGATGGGAACTTAGAAAAAACTGCATGCAAGGGGTGGCTGCTCCATGTTGCCCACAACAGAGTTCCTTCCCCTTTGTCAAAACCAACTGATCTTGATCCCTGCCAAAATGTAGGGCATGAACTAGGTGATGCACCGACCAACCTACCCAGGAAATTCCCAGCTGGCCTTGCTAGACTGGTCACTGCTGCCTGCCTTGGAAGTGCTCCCATTGCTAATTGATGTGCCTTGGAGGGGCAAGTATGCAGGGTAAATACAGAAGCCTTTAAGAACAGAACTGTCAAATAAAGTGTTACACTCCATCAGCTCCTATTGCATCCATGGCTGAACAGCACTAGCCAGCACTGGATAACACTGAGATCTGCTCATGGATGCGTTTGACATCCGTGCAGGAGAAATACACACTCTGTGATGAATCAGGAGCCGGAGCCCAGCAGCAGGCATTTAATGCTGAACCATTTGTTTTAGAGGGCTTTACATTCCGGTTATAAAATTTCCTCTGGGCTGGAAGCTGGTGCCCAAGAAGAAATTGTCTCTCTGTTCGGTATGGCTTGCTGTAAATCCTGTTAGTCTCCTGTGCAGCACGTCACGGGAGCCGGAGCCACAGGGATGTCAAGCTGGGGCATTCTGCTAAGTGCTGCAGTTTGGGTGTGTGCTCAGTGTCAGAAAGACCAAAGCACTGTGACTTCATTAAATAGAGTCTAGTTTGAGGTTTATCTTATATTTTTAGAACTGAAAACTATTTGGGTTTTGGCTTGGGttggattggggttttttgatacCAGGAAACTCGAGAGCAGGCTTGTGGCTGCCAACAGGCTCTCAGTGGGTTCTCCAGTTTGGAATAAATGTATCTCCATGTATGAGAAGGATTCACCTCTCTCAAGGTAAATCCATACATACCAGAACAATTATATGAGAGGCCATGTCTATATGCTAAGCAGAGCAGCCAAGCAAACCTGCTCTGCCCAGGTCTTCCTGAGAGTGTCTGTCTGTCCCCAGTCCTGCAGTGTGATCCACACTGCACCTACTGGGATTCTCATTTAAGGTTCAAGCCTAATTTCCAAATTTGCAGCAGACTTCCTGGGGGCTAGGGCTGTCCAGGATAGGAACTATGCTCCTCCCGGTGAGCTCTTCAGCACCTGAGGGGACGCCCAAGGCCAAGTGCTGCTGCCCGGGGGTGCAGCTGTGCTTCTTCTCCAGCGCTGGGGTGGGACACTGTGAGAGGCAGCACTGTGAGCAGGGGGGGACGTGAGGCTTTGCTTCTGTCAGCTCGAGTTAGTCCCCAAACATTCACATTACTGTAATGCAGTTGAAAAGGAATCTACAAGTTACAGGAAATGATTTACAGGACACAAGACACTGCATTTCAGAGGTCTCATGTGTGccataaaaaatatattatgaaGGAATAATCTCCATTGGAACTGGAACTGCACAGGGAGAACACATGTCCAGCTGAGAGCAGCATTGAGCTTTTGTTCATTATGGGAAACGTTggtgcttttcctcttttttttatgaATACATTTCTCAGCGATGGGTAACTACCTAATATTGGCacttaatttttgtttccaaatgtTGCTTTTGCAATGAGACCAAGTGTAGCTGGGACTCCAAAGGCACGTTGCTCTGGTGGAGCTGGCAGTCCTGAGGGATTTAGGTCAGGCGAAGAGTAAAGTCAGGGCTCTGAATTTTAGGAAAGCAAACTGCCAACTCTTCAAGGAATTAGTCAGTGTGACCCCTGGGAAACTGCCCTcagggagaaggagcagagcagagctggcaggtcTTTAAGGACACTTTCCATAGAGCACAAGAGCTCATGATCTCCAGAGACAAGAAATCGGGCAAGGAAGGCAGAAGTCTGACATGGCTGAGGTGGGACCTGCTGGTCAAAATCAAGGGGAGGATGGAAATGCACAGGCAGTGGAAACAGGGAGAGGTATAATGGGAAAAGTATAGGGAAACTGCCCGGTTGTGTAGAGGTGGAAGCAGGAAGGCCaatgctggagctgagcttggCAAGGGACATATAGAATAACAAGAAGGGCTTCTACAGGTATGTCAGTTGAAAAGGGAGGTCAAAGAAAGCAGTGACTggataagggggaatggctttgcACTTACAGAGGACAaggttagattggatattgggaagaaatttttccctgtgagggtggtgaggccctggcacaggttgcccagagaagctgtggctgccccatccctgaagcgtccaaggccaggctggacggggcttggagcaacctgggatggtggaagccCATGGCAAGGGCTGGACTCTGTGACCTTGAAGAATCTCTTACAATTCaaaacattccatgattccatgttCCCTATGCAAGAGCAAGGTTTGGAATGGGCTTCCCCTGTAAAACGTGGGCAATCCCTGGGCTTCCCCTGTAAAACCTAGGCCACGGCTCATCAGCTGGCGGAGCACGAGGAAGCTCCGCCAGCTCTCTCCCATCCAGCCTCAGCCAGAACACCTCTGTGTGATGGAATGCACAATCCAGCAGTTTCCCAGAGTGGTGAGTGGAGAAGTGTCACTGCCTCCAAATACTTGTCCTGCTCACAAGCAGGATGAGGTACACAGCATTCACAGATGCACAAGGCTGGAGACAGTCTGCATTTTCCAAGTGCTGGCTCAGAAGTGCAGCTGTGGCCCTCGCATGTATGAACACGtagctgctctgcagcttttgCCACTTTTTGCCAGCTTTTTTGCTGGCTCTTTCTGTGATCTGCAGCCCTCAGGTAGTGCTGGTAGTGCAGGTGCACAAGGTTAGATTGCTGCTCATTCACCTGTGAGGGTTTTAGCAAATAGCCATGTTCCTCCACTCATCACTGTACATGGCACTGCCCGCACTGTtctgctgtggggcaggatgCCAAGAGCTGTAACATGCCCCGATATCCTAGGGCAACACCCATGATGGAGAGACTCCTGGAGACCCCAGACGAGGTATAGGAGAAAGCTGAGAGACAATAATGCATTTCTTCCCCTCACAAAATCCATCCTAAAGCCAAAGCTGAGAACTGGAGGTGGGAAGTGACAAAACGTGGAGCTGGAAAGAGGTGATGGCTGCTCCAGAATACTGTGAGGAGGGAAGCTGTCAGCCTCAGCCTGCTCCACCAAGGCTAGGGACAGAGTTCCTGGAAGAGCATCATGCGAGGGTGTAATTGGCCTCATCTACtagtgcagctcctggcaccTAAACCATGAACCCTCTACACTCCAAATTAAGTtcctgcctgcccctgcccacGGTCTGCCACCTCTCCTCAGGATCCCAGGAAGAAGGCAGGCTACCCTAAGAAACTGTCCTCTCTGTTCCAGATCCCTGTAGGGCCAGAACCAAGGGACCTGGGCCCTGCTGCATGGGGCTGTCCCAGAGGACCTGTCTCttagcagctggaggctctggACAGGAGCCATGGGCTGGGGACAGAATAGACCTTGGGGGAGGTGGAGGGGAGAAGGCCAGAACAAGGGGCCAAGGAGCTGTGGCGCAGTGATTTTtgcaggggaaaaggaggaggattTGTAGCCTACAGCTGGCACTGCCCCTGTTTCTGAGGCCCTGCGTCCTCCCTGTGCCGTGGGTGCTGACACGGGTGGATGTGGCACGGAGGGTGGGTCTGGGCAGCAGGTGGGGCAGGCGGGGTGTGGGGCAGCGGAGGGCTGTCCCCGGCGAGCCGGGTTGGCCAGCGGGACTGCGGCAGCTGGGCCTGCCCGGGCCGGGGGTCTCCGGGCTCCcgcgccgcctcccgccgctgTCCGCGGTGCTGCCCGGCCGCTGCCCCtcggtgccgccgccgccgcccggcccggcgcgcTCCCCGCGCTctcggcggcgggggcgggggcgggccgggccctCCCCGCGCCGGGAACGCGCTCCCGCCTCCCACCCGGCACAAAGTTTCGCGGCAGGAACTCGGGCGGCAACAGTGCGGAGCCGGCGGCACCGGAGCGCGGCCGCGCGGAGCCCAAGCGCCCCGGTACCCGGCGGAGGCCGGCGGCGACCGTGCCATGCGGGCCCCCCCCCcaccggcggcggcggggcgggcgggcagcggcgCCCCATGCGGCTGGGGCGGCCGGGCGGCGGCTGACACCATGTGCGCCCGGTGCCCGGGGCGAGGAGCGGGGAGCAGCCATGTCCCCCCCCGCCCAGCCGGGGGTGCCGGGCGGGCGCGGCTCTAAGGGGCCCCCGGCGCGGAAGCTCCTCTGCATGtgcagcctctccctgtgcctcacCTACCTGTGCTACAGCCTGATGGGGGGCACCGGTCCGGCCGCCCTGCGCTCCCCCGCCGCGCTCCCTGGCTCGGCGGCTCCCGGGGCCCCGCGTTCCCCCACCGCCTCCCCCGTCACGGTGGCCCCGCGCTCCCCCGCCAGCGCCCCGGGCAGCTCCGGCGCCCCGGCCCCCTCAGCCGCTCCGCCGCGGGCCTCCAACGGCAGCCGGGAAGGCGCGGCGGGCACCTGGCTGCGGACGCAGCTGGCCCCCGGGGAGGTGATCACGGCGCAGAGCGGAGCCTTCGAGAGGGACCCGCAGGAGTCGAGCACCACGGACGAGGAGCTGAGCCGGGCCGGCAGCCCGGGCAgccgcggcggcagcggcagcaccACGCCGGACTACGGGGAGAAGCGGCTGCCGCAAGCCCTCATCATCGGGGTGAAGAAGGGGGGGACGCGGGCGCTGCTGGAGGCCATCCGGGCACACCCCGACGTGCGGGCCGTGGGCACCGAGCCCCACTTCTTCGACAGGAACTACGAGAAGGGGCTGGAGTGGTACAGGTGAGGGCGGGGGACTGCGGGCGCGATCCGCggcgggggggggaggaggaatgCGCTTCCGTGCGGGGCGGGGGAAGCTCCTGTGTGGTCCCGGGGGTCCTCTGTTCCCCCCGGCGGGACCCGGGGCGAAGGCGCGGGCTCCGGGATCCCCGCGTGCTTCCGCGGGGACGCGGCGGGTGCGGAGCCGGAGAGCCGAGCCGCGATGCCGGGGCAGGCGGGAGGTCGCCGGGGGCCGCGCCTGGCAGCGGTGGCGATTGAAAACGCGGTGTTCTGGTGGGAAAGTAGGAAATCTGTAATAACATCCCTCTCGGTTGGTCAGAGTGTGTGAGCAGACCGTAGCAGTTCAGCTGTACTTGGTGTAAAATACGCCTAAATAGGTCGGTAATTAATAATTACTGAAATAAACAAGATCGCAAGTTattccaggtgctgctggggctgaagGATGCTACCTTCCTGCGAGCACAGGCTTTGCTTCACAAATAAGGTTTACTCTTTATTCAACAAGTTCCTCGTCAGGAAGTTTTCTCCATTGACAAGATCTAATTCTGTTCGTGAAGAAGTCTCTAAATACTGTTGTCTGATGGTGGGTAACATTTTAAAGGAGTTTTATGTTAAAAGTCCTGGTTATTAGAAAACACTGGACTGCAGTAAGGAAGTGTTAAGTGTCTTGGCAGGTTTAGCAAATCAATGGATTGTGATGGCTCAgtgtttctctttaaaaatttcTGAGCAGAATGCAGCACATCAGTAGAACTTTAAAATTCTCAGTAGTTCTGTAGTTCACTGTTCAAGACAAACCGTACTGGTTCTTGATAAGAAGTGATCTGTGGCTGAGCTGGTGAAGTTCTTGTTGTGGTTAATATGGCAGCTGCTTAGTTGCTCTGAAAATGAAGCTAAAAATAAGAAGCAGCAGGTTAGTTACTGCCTGGATTATCTGGTCACTCTTTATTAAAAGAAAGTACAAGGTCTTCGTGTCAGGGGTATTTAAATGTGAGAAACTCCAGGCAGTCTTCTGTGGGGATTGTGGAAGCAAAGTCTTCGTAACACTTGGTGTGGCATCCACTTGGCTCTGGTGAAATGCTGTGGGATTTTCTGGAGGGATTTCAAGAAAGTGGATCTCAGCACTGAGAAAGTGAGGTGGTCCCTGAGAGTGTTTTCAGTGTGCTGCTCTGATGggaggaagaaataaaggaCTGGCTATGGTTATTGTGTTTATAGATATAATTTCAGACACAGTATTTTGTTGTATTGAATTTTCCTGGAGGAAAGGCTTACCTTGAAAAATAAGTTTAGAAAACTTGCTAGAAGATGGTAGAAAGTGGCATATAAAAAAAGTTTGGTTTTattcaaaacaggcagaagaAGATCAAGCACTGAGTATGATGAGTAGCTGCTTTTTCATCTTTAAAGTCAAGCTACTAGAAAAGGGCTAGTGAGTGGGTGTAACTCCTCTCGTGGAATAAGAGGCACACACAGGTTTTCATTTGCAGAATTGCAGTTTGATATTtttcatccctgcagcagctttcTGGTGTGTGCAGCTCATTTCAagccctggagctctgctgctcGGGGGGGAGAGGTGGGAGAAGAACAGGTTGGGGCACCCTTGGTGTGTGAGGGTCTGGGCAGAGCAGGCTGTGGGATGCATGCTCTGGACACAGGACAAAGAAATGACTCTGCTGCTCTGTTGCTattgcagccctggctgcctgACCTACAGTTACCTTCACACCTGCCCAACCCCAACACGTGCTTCTCCCCCTCTCCTTCCAAGAgtgttcagccttgcaggggcAGGACGCTGCTGTtggcctcagcagcagccacaacTTCCCTGGTGCTGTTCTGGTGCCAGGCTATTGTCATGGACTGGCATTTAGTGCCGtgcaaacacaaaccaaaagcaGAATGGGGAAAGATCGctgtccatcccagcagctgttTCTTCCTGACCTTCTCTGAAATTACCTGATTGAGTGCACCAGGGAGGCTGACAGCTCACAGCTGTGTCCCAGGTAGAATAATTGGAGATTTTTCCTATCCACAGAAATGTCAATGTTCTTTTAGCAAAGAAGCAACTATTGAAGTTTTTACCAGCCTCTCCTTATGGTGACTTCTGCATTATACACTGTGAGCTTTTACGTTGTCAAGTTTTTTCTTACATAGTGAAATAAGGGAATGGCAGACCTTCAGGGTTCCTTGTTCAGTCCCAAGATTATCTCCCAGCCTCGAagagctggagggaagggaaatacCTTCTCCACCTGTGAAATGGAGATGGCACCAGGGCATTGCCATTTCTCTGTGTGTACCCCATGCTGCATtgcctgtgtctgtgctgccttGAGATTGAAAAGCCTTGAACGCTCTGGGTCTCTGTCCAGGATCTCTCCCAGCCACTGGAGATGCTGCAAACACTGGGCCAGGGGATGccagctttgtgctgctgggggCAGGATGTCATGTCGGGATGGCAGTTCCACACCGtctgctctgttttttcctgGTAACCTGTAGGGAAAGCCGAAGGTTTGTATGCTGTGTCTGACTAGCTCAGTTCATGTGGCAGTTGCAAACAGAGGTCTTCCCATACATGTACTGGTGCAAACTGGGCTGAGATTAGTTTTGGTTAGTTTCTGTTATGCTGCCAGAATTGTTTGTGTGGTTGCAGTT
Coding sequences within it:
- the HS3ST4 gene encoding heparan sulfate glucosamine 3-O-sulfotransferase 4, with the protein product MSPPAQPGVPGGRGSKGPPARKLLCMCSLSLCLTYLCYSLMGGTGPAALRSPAALPGSAAPGAPRSPTASPVTVAPRSPASAPGSSGAPAPSAAPPRASNGSREGAAGTWLRTQLAPGEVITAQSGAFERDPQESSTTDEELSRAGSPGSRGGSGSTTPDYGEKRLPQALIIGVKKGGTRALLEAIRAHPDVRAVGTEPHFFDRNYEKGLEWYRNVMPKTLDGQITMEKTPSYFVTNEAPRRIHSMAKDTKLIVVVRNPVTRAISDYTQTLSKKPEIPTFEVLAFKNRTLGLIDASWSAIRIGIYALHLENWLQYFPLSQILFVSGERLITDPAGEMAKVQDFLGLKRIVTEKHFYFNKTKGFPCLKKPEDSSAPRCLGKSKGRTHPKIDPDVIHRLRKFYKPFNVMFYQMTGQDFQWEQEESDK